The following nucleotide sequence is from Nocardioides eburneiflavus.
TGTCGACGACCGCCACCCGCGCCGCGCCCGGCCAGCCGGCCAGCGCGGCGGCGACGGGCGGAGCGACCAGGGACGGGTTGTCCGCGGCGGGCAGGGACTCGAGCGTGGGGAACGAGGGGAGCGTCACGCGGTCATCATGCGCCATTCACCCTGAGGCCATCGCGCGACCACCGCCCGGTCCCGCGAGCCGGTCAGGCTGGACCCATGACGGTGACCCGCGAGGTGGTGGGCAAGGCCTCGTCGTTGGTCCTCACCCCCGCCGTGGTTGCGCACCGCGGCGCCAGCGGGCACCGTCCCGAGCACACCCTCGACGCCTACCGGACGGCCATCCGGATGGGCGTGGACGACATCGAGCTGGACCTCGTCTCGACGAGGGACGGCGTGCTGGTCGCCCGCCACGACCTCGAGCTCAGCGCCACCACCGACGTCGCGCGGCGCCCCGAGCTGGCCCACCTCCGGCGGACCGCCGTCGCCGACGGGGTCGTGCAGCACGGGTGGTTCGCCGAGGACCTGACGCTCGCGCAGCTCAAGACCCTCGCCGCCCGCGAGCGGATGCCCGGCACCCGGCCGGGCAGCGCGGCGTACGACGGGGTCGAGGGGGTGCCGACGCTCGACGAGGTGCTGGCGATGGTCGGCGCGGAGTCGGCGCGACGGGGCCGTGCCGTCGGGGTGATGCTCGAGCTCAAGCACGCCGCCCACCACGACGCGGTCGGGCTGCCGCTCGACGTGCCGCTGCTGTGCGCCCTGGCCCGCCACGGCCTCGACCACCCGTGGGCGCGCGTGACGCTGATGGCGTTCGAGGCGCCGGTCCTGCGGCGGCTCGCCACCCGGACCCGGCTGCCCGTCGTGCAGCTCCTGGAGGCCGGCGAGTCCGTGACGGCGGACGACCTGGACCGGATCGACGAGTACGCCGACGGCATCGGCCCGCACACCTCGCTCGTGCTGCCGCGGGACCGGACCGGCGCGATCGGCGCCCCGTCCAGCCTGGTCGGCGACGCCCACCGTCGTGGCCTGACCGTGCACGTGTGGACGGTGCGCGGCGAGAACCGCTTCCTCCCGAGCAACCTGCGCCACGGCGAGACGCCCGACGCCCCGGGCGACATGGCCGCCATGGTCCGCGCCCTGCTGGACGCGGGCGTCGACGGAGTCATCACCGACCACCCGGAGACGGCGCTCGCGGCCGTGCGCGAGGCGGTGCCGCCGCGGCGTACGCTCGGGTCGTGACGCACGACCCGAGCGAATCCGCCACCTCGACCGCCCTCCTCGAGCGCATCCGCGCGTCCGTCATCGGCGACGACCAGGTCATGCAGGGCCCCTACGGCCCGCGCCGGGTGACCTACGCCGACTACACCGCCTCGGGTCGCAGCCTGACCTTCATCGAGGACTTCATCCGCACCGAGGTCCTGCCTGCCTACGCCAACACCCACACCGAGGCCAGCGGCACCGGGCTCCAGACCACGCGGCTGCGCGAGGACGCCCGCCGGATCATCCGCGACGCGGTCGGCGGCGACGACGACACGGTCGTGGTGTTCTGCGGCTCGGGCAGCACCGCGGCGATCGACAAGCTGATCGGCATCCTCGGCCTGCGCATCCCGTGCGTGCTCGAGGACCGCCACCACCTCAGCGACGCCATCCCCGCCGACCAGCGGCCGGTCGTGTTCATCGGACCCTTCGAGCACCACTCCAACGAGGTCAGCTGGCGCGAGACCATCGCCGACGTGGTCACGATCCACGAGGACGCCGACGGCCGGGTCTCCCTCGACCACCTCCGCGAGGAGCTCGAGCGCCACGCCGACCGTCCGCTCAAGATCGGCTCCTTCTCCGCCGCCTCCAACGTCACCGGCATCGTGACCGACACCGAGGGCGTCGCCGACCTGCTCCACGAGCACGGAGCGCTGAGCTTCTGGGACTTCGCCGCCTGTGCGCCCTACGTCGACATCGAGATGCACGGCCCGGGCTCGTCCTACAAGGACGCGATCTTCATCAGCCCGCACAAGTTCATCGGCGGCCCCGGCACCCCGGGCGTGCTCGTCGTGCGCCGCGAGCTGATGGCCAACCGGGTGCCGGTGGTACCGGGTGGCGGCACGGTGATGTACGTCAACCCGACCGAGCACCGCTACCTCGAGGACCCCGCCCACCGCGAGGAGGGCGGTACGCCGGCGATCGTCGAGTCGATCCGCGCCGGGCTGGTCTTCCAGCTCAAGGACGCCGTCGGTGTCGAGACGATCCAGGCTCACGAGGAGGAGCTCCTACGGCGGGCGGTGGACGCGTGGGTGGCGGAGCCGTCGATCCAGATCCTCGGCAACCTCGACTCCCAGCGGCTCTCGATCGTGTCCTTCGTGGTGAAGGCCCCCGACGGGACCTACCTCCACCACAACTTCGTGGTCGCCCTGCTCAACGACCTCTTCGGCATCCAGACCCGCGGCGGCTGCTCGTGCGCCGGCCCCTACGGCCACCGGCTGCTCGACATCGACCTCGACCGCAGCCACGCCTTCGAGGCGCAGATCCGGGGAGGCTGCGAGGGCATCAAGCCCGGCTGGGTGCGGGTCAACTTCAACTACTTCGTCGACGAGGACGTCTTCACCTACGTCGTGGAGGCCGTACGCCTCGTCGCCCGCGAGGGCTGGCGGCTGCTCGGCGACTACCGCTTCGACCCGCTCACCGGCCTGTGGCACCACCGCACCGGGCCGGTCGAGCCACCGATGCGCCTCGCTGCGGTCACCTACGCCTCCGACGGGTCGATGACCTGGCCCGCCCACACGCAGACGGCCCCCGTCTCGGTGCTCCGGGAGCACCTCGACGAGGGCCGCGCGATCATGGCTGCCGCGTCGCCGCCGGACTGGTCCGACACCGGTCACCTCGACCAGGGCTTCGACGACCTCAGGTGGTTCGCGCTTCCTGCCTGCTCACTTGTCTGATCGCCACCGCGAGCCCCACACCGTCGCCGCGAGCCCGGCGGCACCGGCCGCCAGCCACGGGATCGGCATCAGCCAGTCGAGCTCGGAGGTCTCGACGACGTCGCCCTGGACGAGCGCCCACACCAGCACCATGCCGGCGAAGGCGACGCCCATCACGAGGTGGCCGACGTTGACCGGGTGGAAGCCGCTCGGCTTCCCCGGTGCGTCGAGGGGACCGACCATCGGCTCGTCATAGCCGTACAGGTCCGTGTCGTAGCTGCTGTTCCCACTCATGTCTGCGCTCATTTCCGGTGCTCCTCAGGCCGCTTCACGGACGATGATCTCGCCGAAGACCAGGTCGATGCCGATGGTCAGGTCGGGGGCCCCGACCCCGCCGTCGCGGGAGCCGCCGACGCTGATCTCGAAGCCGTCGGTGCGCCTGTCGAAGACCCGGCTGTCACCGCCCACGACGTCGGTGGTGACGTCGACGTCGACGCCGTCCGGGACGATCACCTCGACGGTCCCGGCGAAGCCGTCGATCGCGATCTCCCTGCCGTCCAGGGACTCGACGTCGTCGATCCCGGACAGGTCGAGCAGGAACTCGCCGCCGCCGAAGTCGTAGGTGCTGTCGACCTCGCCGGCACTGGTCGGGGTGTGGACGTGGACCCGCTCCTCGGGGAAGTGCGAGCTCGCGGTGGCGCCGGCCGTGACCAGGGCAGCCACGAGGCCCAGGGCGATCAGGCCACCGGCCCGGCCCCACACGGAGCCGACGACCAGCATCAGCGCGGTGATGCCGAGCGCGAGGGCGGGATAGGCGCTGTCCGTCACGTCGGCGCCGGCCACGTCGACCACCCCGAGGACCCCCTCGGCGAGGGCGATCAGGGCCAGCGTGAAGAGGAAGAGGATCGGGCCGCGCTTGCGGGGGTTCCGCGGGCGGGGCGCGCGGGCGTACGTCTGCGGGTACGCCGGGTCGTGGGTGCCGTCGTACGCGCCGTCGTAGGTGCCGTCGTAGGTGCCGTCGTAGGGCTCGGGTGCCGGGCGCGGTGCCGACGGCGACCCGCCGCCCTGGCGGTGCAGGAACCACACGACCAGCGCGGCGAGGATCGCCAGCGGCCACGGGAACCAGAACGCGCCGGCCCAGTCGCCGAGCGCGGCGATCAGGGCGAGGACGCCCACACCACCCAGCGCGATCGTGCGGCTGCGGCGGTCGAGGCCGAGTGGCTCGTCGTCGGTGCCCTCCTCGGGCACCAGGATCCAGCCGGCGACGTACAGGAGGAGACCGGCGCCGCCGAAGAAGACACCCACCACGAGCGCCACCCGGACGATGATCGGGTCGATGTCGAGGTGACGGGCGATGCCGCCGGCGACGCCGGCGATGTGACGGTCGGTGACGCTGCGGCGCAGGCGGCCGAGGTCCTTGATCTCGTCGCGTGTGACGCGGGGGCCGGACGAGGGCTGGCCCGACGGGGGCTGGCCGCCGGGCGGCTGCTCGGCGCCGGCGCCGGTGTCGGTGGTGGGGCTGGGGTTGTCCATGCCTCCACTCTCGTCCGCCGACGGCGCTGCCACCATCGGGGACAGCCCTGATTCGCAGCCCCGAGCCGCGGGTGCCGGGGCGGGGGCCGGCTCAGGGTCGCCTCGGGGTCAGTCCTCATGGTCGCCTGCCTGCGGCCCTGCGACGATGGGGACACGATGACCGGTTCCACGTCCGCCTCCCACCCGTCTGCGCGCCACCCGTCGCGCCCGGGCTCGCCGCGTCGCGCCCACCGGGACCTCACCGCGTCGATCGCTGGCGGCGTCGCCTCGGGCCTGGCCCGGCACCTGGCGGTGCCGGTGCTGTGGGTGCGGGGCTTCTTCGTGGCCACGGCGTTCCTCGGGGGCTTCGGCCTGATGCTCTACGCCGGGCTCTGGATGTTCCTGCCCGCGGACCAGCACTTCGAGGTGGGCGCACCCGGCCTGGAGAGCGCGACCCGCACCGGCAAGCGCCCCGGGCGCCGCTCGCGGCTGCGCGACGCAGGTCCCGCGATCGCGCTCGGCGCGCTGTTCTTCGGCGTCGTCCTCGGCGTCGAGGGCATCTTCGGCCAGGGCGTGCTCTTCTGGCCGGTCGTCCTCGGCATCGCCGGCATCGCCCTGCTGTGGCGTCAGGCCGACGAGGCGCAGAGGGAGCGGTGGATCGACTCCTCCGGGCGCATCGACCCCTTCCGCGCCGTCTTCGGCAACGGCGGCTGGGCGGCGTACGGCCGGATCGCCGCCGGGCTCGGCCTCATCGTCACCGCCCTGCTCGTCTTCGCGATCGCGGCGGGGCAGGCGACCTTCGCGGTGCCGGTGCTCGTCGCCGGCCTCCTCGGCCTCGTCGGGCTCGCCATCGTGGTCGGTCCGTGGGCCAAGCGCCTCATCGACGACCTCGGCGCCGAGCGGGTGGAGCGGGTCCGGACCCAGGAGCGCGCCGACATGGCCGCGCACCTGCACGACTCGGTGCTCCAGACCCTCGCGCTGATCCAGAAGAACTCCCACGACGCCACGACCGTCGCGCGACTGGCCCGTTCGCAGGAGCGTGACCTGCGCCAGTGGCTCTTCGAGGCCGAGACGACCGACGCCACCACGCTCGCCGGTGCGCTCAAGGAGATGGCCGCCGACGTCGAGTCGCAGCACCCGGTGGTCGTGGACGTGGTGACCGTCGGCGACTGCGACCTCGACGAGGCGCTGCGGCCGGTCGTCCTCGCCGCACGGGAGGCCGTCGTCAACGTCGCCAAGCACGCGGGCACGCAGCGTGCCGACGTCTACGCCGAGACCTCGCCCGGCGCGGTCGACGTGTTCGTCCGCGACCGCGGCGCCGGCTTCGACCTCGGCGCGGTCGCGTCCGACCGGCACGGCGTACGCAGCAGCATCGTCGACCGGATGGAGCGCCACGGCGGGCGGGCGGACGTACGCTCGGCCCCGGGCGAGGGCACCGAGGTCCGCCTCCACATGGCCCGGCACGCCCAGCACCAGTCCCCAACCCAGCCCCAGCCCCACGCCCAGGCGTCCGACGAGGAGAACCGATGACCGAGACCGCCAGTGCAGGACCCGTGCGGGTCGTCCTCGTCGACGACCACGCGATGTTCCGGGCGGGGGTGCGCGCCGAGCTCGCCGCCAGCGGCGTGGGGGTGGTCGAGGTGGTGGGTGAGGCGGCCGACGCCGACGCGGCCGTGGACGTCGTGCGCGAGCTCCAGCCACAGGTCGTGCTGCTCGACGTGCACCTGCCCGGCGGGGGAGGGGTCGAGGTGATGCGTCGCCAGCCGTCGGCCGACACCCTCTACCTCGCGCTGTCGGTCTCGGACGCCGCCGAGGACGTCATCGGCACCATCCGCGGCGGCGCCCGCGGCTACGTCACCAAGACGATCACCGGCCCCGAGCTGGTCGACGCGATCACCCGGGTCGCCGGCGGGGACGCGGTGTTCTCGCCGCGGCTGGCCGGGTTCGTGCTCGACGCGTTCGCCGGCTCGATCGACGTCGCCGCCGTCGACGAGGACCTCGACCGGCTCACCGAGCGCGAGCGGGAGGTGATGCGCCTGATCGCCC
It contains:
- a CDS encoding PspC domain-containing protein encodes the protein MDNPSPTTDTGAGAEQPPGGQPPSGQPSSGPRVTRDEIKDLGRLRRSVTDRHIAGVAGGIARHLDIDPIIVRVALVVGVFFGGAGLLLYVAGWILVPEEGTDDEPLGLDRRSRTIALGGVGVLALIAALGDWAGAFWFPWPLAILAALVVWFLHRQGGGSPSAPRPAPEPYDGTYDGTYDGAYDGTHDPAYPQTYARAPRPRNPRKRGPILFLFTLALIALAEGVLGVVDVAGADVTDSAYPALALGITALMLVVGSVWGRAGGLIALGLVAALVTAGATASSHFPEERVHVHTPTSAGEVDSTYDFGGGEFLLDLSGIDDVESLDGREIAIDGFAGTVEVIVPDGVDVDVTTDVVGGDSRVFDRRTDGFEISVGGSRDGGVGAPDLTIGIDLVFGEIIVREAA
- a CDS encoding LuxR C-terminal-related transcriptional regulator; this translates as MTETASAGPVRVVLVDDHAMFRAGVRAELAASGVGVVEVVGEAADADAAVDVVRELQPQVVLLDVHLPGGGGVEVMRRQPSADTLYLALSVSDAAEDVIGTIRGGARGYVTKTITGPELVDAITRVAGGDAVFSPRLAGFVLDAFAGSIDVAAVDEDLDRLTEREREVMRLIARGYAYKEVAKELFISVKTVETHMSSVLRKLQLSSRHELTKWASDRRLL
- a CDS encoding ATP-binding protein codes for the protein MTGSTSASHPSARHPSRPGSPRRAHRDLTASIAGGVASGLARHLAVPVLWVRGFFVATAFLGGFGLMLYAGLWMFLPADQHFEVGAPGLESATRTGKRPGRRSRLRDAGPAIALGALFFGVVLGVEGIFGQGVLFWPVVLGIAGIALLWRQADEAQRERWIDSSGRIDPFRAVFGNGGWAAYGRIAAGLGLIVTALLVFAIAAGQATFAVPVLVAGLLGLVGLAIVVGPWAKRLIDDLGAERVERVRTQERADMAAHLHDSVLQTLALIQKNSHDATTVARLARSQERDLRQWLFEAETTDATTLAGALKEMAADVESQHPVVVDVVTVGDCDLDEALRPVVLAAREAVVNVAKHAGTQRADVYAETSPGAVDVFVRDRGAGFDLGAVASDRHGVRSSIVDRMERHGGRADVRSAPGEGTEVRLHMARHAQHQSPTQPQPHAQASDEENR
- a CDS encoding aminotransferase class V-fold PLP-dependent enzyme — protein: MTHDPSESATSTALLERIRASVIGDDQVMQGPYGPRRVTYADYTASGRSLTFIEDFIRTEVLPAYANTHTEASGTGLQTTRLREDARRIIRDAVGGDDDTVVVFCGSGSTAAIDKLIGILGLRIPCVLEDRHHLSDAIPADQRPVVFIGPFEHHSNEVSWRETIADVVTIHEDADGRVSLDHLREELERHADRPLKIGSFSAASNVTGIVTDTEGVADLLHEHGALSFWDFAACAPYVDIEMHGPGSSYKDAIFISPHKFIGGPGTPGVLVVRRELMANRVPVVPGGGTVMYVNPTEHRYLEDPAHREEGGTPAIVESIRAGLVFQLKDAVGVETIQAHEEELLRRAVDAWVAEPSIQILGNLDSQRLSIVSFVVKAPDGTYLHHNFVVALLNDLFGIQTRGGCSCAGPYGHRLLDIDLDRSHAFEAQIRGGCEGIKPGWVRVNFNYFVDEDVFTYVVEAVRLVAREGWRLLGDYRFDPLTGLWHHRTGPVEPPMRLAAVTYASDGSMTWPAHTQTAPVSVLREHLDEGRAIMAAASPPDWSDTGHLDQGFDDLRWFALPACSLV
- a CDS encoding glycerophosphodiester phosphodiesterase family protein — its product is MTVTREVVGKASSLVLTPAVVAHRGASGHRPEHTLDAYRTAIRMGVDDIELDLVSTRDGVLVARHDLELSATTDVARRPELAHLRRTAVADGVVQHGWFAEDLTLAQLKTLAARERMPGTRPGSAAYDGVEGVPTLDEVLAMVGAESARRGRAVGVMLELKHAAHHDAVGLPLDVPLLCALARHGLDHPWARVTLMAFEAPVLRRLATRTRLPVVQLLEAGESVTADDLDRIDEYADGIGPHTSLVLPRDRTGAIGAPSSLVGDAHRRGLTVHVWTVRGENRFLPSNLRHGETPDAPGDMAAMVRALLDAGVDGVITDHPETALAAVREAVPPRRTLGS